GCTGTCTGCAATCCCAAGCAGCTGGTGGAGTATGTCGTCATGGATATTGAGGTGATCATGGAGAAGGATCGCAAAACGTATCCCGGCCAGGGTCAATTGTCCTTCAAGCATGCCCTCTGCGACATTTGGGTGGTGCGTTCATCGGAGCTCGGCATCAATGACAATCCAATTCACACTCGCTCCCATCTCGGCCACCTACTGAAGGTAGGCGACTCCGTCATGGGCTACAACACGGGGGAGGCCAACATCAATGATCCAGAATTCGAGAAACTCGCCTCAGACCTAGTGCCCGATGTGGTTCTGGTGCGGAAGCACTACGATCGCCAGGCGCGCCTCAACCAGCGAGTGTGGAAGATTAAACACTTGGCCGCCGAGGCCACAGACGAGCGCAGCAAACACGACTACCACGAGTTCCTGGACGATCTCGAAGAGAACGTGGACATGCGAGGACAAGTCAACATCTATCGCGATACCAACAAGACGCTGCCCATCGAGGTGCAACGGGCCACAGGCGACGTACCCCAAATCACGCTTGAGGAGATGCTGGAAGACATGACGCTGGAGTGCGCCGACGATGAGATGGGCGAGGCTGACAACGCAGAGGACGCGGAGCCAGAGCTTTAGTTTTATTCATACAGATTTATTTCTTGTATACataggtacatacatatatgcccTGTACATATAATCGCTTAATCAACTAAAAGAAACAATTTTTTTGGAATCCCACGTCGCGACGGATAATTTCAAGCACTCCCCACTCATTAAACCCTTGCTAAGTATTGGCTAAACCTCCTTATCTCGTCCATTGATGGCCTTTACAATTGATTTTTGACTTAGGAGAGGCCCAGCTTGGGCTTCTCCTTAAAGAAGTACACCTCATTACAGCCAAAGCCATGGATCTCCTCCCACTCCATCAGAGCCCGCTTGATAGCGGGCTGAATGTGCTTGCGTGTGGCGCGGAGATTGTGTTGACGGAGGTAGCAGCCGCCCATGAAACGGCTGCCCACATCGTGGGCTCTGAGATCCAACGAGGGCTCATGGCACCCCACCAGGGCCAAACGGACACACTCCACCAACTGACTCTGTCCGGCCAACGAGATGAGGCCCACATCGCGCTGCACCGTACCATCAACGGGAGAGACATACATGCCAAGCATAACCAGGAGGTTGCTGTCGATTCCAAACTCGCGCAGAGCCTTCTCGGCGCCACTCAACTCAATGAAATTCCTAATGAGGATGGGCATTCCAGCTATGGGCACTTTCTGACGTTCGGTCTGAATTATTTTCATGTCCTTGCGCAAGACCTCGGTGAGTGTCAGATTGCTTATGTCGGCGCGAGCCGCCACCAATTCATTGAAAAGCTCAGAGCGCCGCCCAACATCTGACTGGCCACCCTCTGACAGCTCCCTCTCCATCTGCTCCACCATGACCAGGTCACTGGGAGAGAAACGCTTGGCCGTGGCCGAAAAGTTGACTGTGTCCAGGACTATGGTGGCATGTAGCAACTGGGCGACGATGGGCGAACGTGGTTGCTCCACGGCCAAGTAACGCTGGCCGACGATGGTGGCACAGGAACCGATATCGGTCTCGATGCTGCGCACACAGTTCTGGGGCAACAGCATGTATTTCGGATTCGCGCCATCGATGGGTCTATGATCGAGAATCTCTACCACATGTGGAGCCAGCTCACTCACATGATGGTCAACGAGGACAACGTTGACATCCTTAGCGAATTTGTTGGGCAAATCATCGCGGAAGAGCAGCATGGCTTCGGCAATGCCACACTTGCTCAACATATGGCCCACTTCTGTCTTTAGCCGGTAGTCCCTGCGTGGAATGTTCAACACGGGCACATAGTCGTGCTCCTGGCTACGCTCTGAGTAAATGAAAGCCAGAGTCAAGGCCGAGACAGCCGAGTCGAGATCGCACGACTCATTGCCAATGACGACGTGCAGCTTACGTAGCTCCTCAACAGGGTGAGCCTGCCAAGCAACAGTCGACCCGTCGGCCAGGTACTGAAACAAGAATCCCTATCAGTGCTTTGCCTGCTGGTCAAGGTTGTCCCTGGAGATACTTACACGGCTGAGCGTTGTCCGAGCATGAGTTAGAAAACGTACGAAACGCATTTTCAATTAACTAATTCCTTGAATTCCAAGAAAAACTATGACCACTCGGCAAAAGCTCAACCTCGCAGGACTGTTGATTCCGAATCGATAGCAACTGCAGTCCGACAAGCAACAGT
The Drosophila miranda strain MSH22 chromosome XL, D.miranda_PacBio2.1, whole genome shotgun sequence genome window above contains:
- the LOC108155198 gene encoding exopolyphosphatase PRUNE1, producing the protein MRFVRFLTHARTTLSRYLADGSTVAWQAHPVEELRKLHVVIGNESCDLDSAVSALTLAFIYSERSQEHDYVPVLNIPRRDYRLKTEVGHMLSKCGIAEAMLLFRDDLPNKFAKDVNVVLVDHHVSELAPHVVEILDHRPIDGANPKYMLLPQNCVRSIETDIGSCATIVGQRYLAVEQPRSPIVAQLLHATIVLDTVNFSATAKRFSPSDLVMVEQMERELSEGGQSDVGRRSELFNELVAARADISNLTLTEVLRKDMKIIQTERQKVPIAGMPILIRNFIELSGAEKALREFGIDSNLLVMLGMYVSPVDGTVQRDVGLISLAGQSQLVECVRLALVGCHEPSLDLRAHDVGSRFMGGCYLRQHNLRATRKHIQPAIKRALMEWEEIHGFGCNEVYFFKEKPKLGLS